From Anopheles funestus chromosome 3RL, idAnoFuneDA-416_04, whole genome shotgun sequence, a single genomic window includes:
- the LOC125770796 gene encoding mucin-19 isoform X2, whose amino-acid sequence MQQVDDPPYLTVGTEVSAKYKGAFCEAKVRKVVRNIKCKVAYKQQGLGSGVVSDDQIKGALRVGATVEVKHPERKEYVEATLTKIQDCSQYTVVFDDGDITTLRRSALCLKSGRHFNESETLDQLPLTHPEHFGNPVIGGRRGRRSRHLLPDESSDEEDEPTTHSRSNASDKEENIGKVVCVETSDNKKKNPKENWFPGLVVAPTAQDTVRIRVKDEYLVRSFKDGRYYTVPKKEATEFTRDSVNRSEAAAVSAAIEYMDNDVLPPHWDREALFGTSGSCSDSDQELETDSSDDEPTEEKDHFVAQLYKFMDDRGTPLNKAPSITNRDVDLYRLFRAVQKLHGYNRVTTQNQWKQIALRLGFSPATASITNLVKQAYKKFLFSFEEFNRKLGCTMVPHPKTSRTKGRSLVRASSVQSPKLAEKEKLLTAKEKAASAAAADASAKACNSVTAIAEASNSAVEESGNTSESSTTESAVLRPNSTKRKVGGGKVKALVDKFEEKEKEREKEKMSAKGGGESSGSSGGSKKEDVGSASAVKKEKVAAKAKSVEPVIEKRGRKRKDADSVDSKKDDRENTTGTGGGSASGTERSIKLEKQSTSSRKEEGVGSVVGGGGGSGGGGGGGGSGGGGGGPPGSGGGGGGGGNGSGPGSASMHGGSGRTISPVSGVAAGTAVPDFPIEVGDKLKVYYDEQKVTYEAKVIEIAKQEGNPIYLVHYTGWNTRYDEWVRKERIAENLTNSKTKKGKSSTNTPTGSGGSTSKGPSGSSTTPGDKTPKVAKRSRGNSKGEQSSGPGGNSTPRSTTPNVGRNKSPATPSNRRPLTRGGSSAATGSSLSASAAAAGRRTSNNTDISSSLSVPTDPDNTSDTDSDEPMLKKCTTNSTSSTTSSNSSISISSTSTKVSTTAEAGSSSDAAAISDEFSNGASKGGGGGGVVGGVGGGRDYDLNQGFKELKSPGSPASDTTTTTTTTAGAGEGPASASSVTDVPKHLIPKQEPNMHTRSSSTEAKETLSSSSTPLATIKKELTASVAVKEEESTVTEEDDEPGKSSESETLSEEDSSQSSNKAFSSSPITTMVDSDTAETPLAAGLVMSPKILASPPPSLECEDSSSTEPLITVANKAADAKASLEKAAASAKKDAVDAGPAVEKTATGSGSVGKPPIKTYGTAATIIANSEKMAFCTVRDASTENELKPQLAVPTQANDSVLESPSKNNSTIASQAAGVSPSLSARSKTVATEDKATVAGSNMTSPSTTSGRTNASSLMTPGKASFGSSPSATAGNSKDDLAVTPPQGVIIAAGSSARAIKSPKSSPSTTSSISSSGTAAPDDSKINPSTVSPVGPTNTLSQTTTSSPHAGGFSSLRAEKKQSIVQHSGPGTTATGMERKFTLGREGTSAFSSPASSLSAQSALSAAAPAATTLKHGSSGLLGEKKHFSSSTLTPAQNKLLSKEALSIKSLFESTANRMEEKISDVYEFEDEYDDPTDTGSGPMGVVGAAIGTPGCGTGPRKLVSDVPPAEVVNSLSLTSSTGSSSLGGPFGDEKRKKPLQRKTMAVAVDPLDTSNYGTGSYSGALKRAKKPSPIKTEPAGVENKSPKGSGILRREPKDKEEKDQKLPVDGESGTVVAEAPRQTTISSVDPPKEKVAPKTTSPVVTTSSQAGLTTAFVQTPVKSDSTFDVLRKSPSFNLVTPGPLGSKEETFKSQEDIDTKPAPPPLPATTTPGIFTPVISASSIGSGGVNERSISSVLYPHGKGPSTSVLLAKAGDESQKEEPTLENCKKYFNDMNFEFDAPTVKKPPSIADKVLKALSEQQQQQQQQQQQTVKSEKPDFPKYMTSSMHHHSLPSTPKSMINSGLLSSPAMESGTPMSFASTVHPTIKSESISSGGNSATVVSSYTTPMMAINHPPKPGSAGGNEAPQSGKLLEAMKMEPEDSHISTAKSSPISTDSKTTTNQPQGLSSSGNGGVQKIQALEQIPTSRSNDLTESLRKLDPDPRFIHDDESTDSNDSEHRLIIEDAESQGSGEPATGSAMVHSQTIVTNSVVPSTAAVIVHYESKQTTSVISAKKELFEEKPRSATASITLEMASAASAAAVAAVADKEKLILKQDRIAPTDPLSSSSHVKDDTTKSFSGAPTASSEKKTIGGAKQSLLETIIQMNTASRGMSSEEYLMHKVHEQQPPIQQRVSADSEGRTDVSFATQKQLDSSVVPATASVITSTGSNESLGSSTLSLNPEDSPTQSLHYLQSQSQSQAPNNESLSLLLCEETIPGSPAPKDHDRLPPSTVGRKVYAETPLAPASSVSSSSSFIPPQNIQTATDLKPVPMDLEPPVVTITIGGNTTISSTSQSGQTGGVGSFVSNLQQQQQSLRSKGTSGGGESTADTPNSSPRDSVSQDETHDQESLSPMKKRRQRKPSEEPTLKRRRTGNTSLGGYGFGNNGSNTSYGRNQRGLTTSNATDSEDNSDNLAAFHRSSSLIFVGSKTGRPCQYNFLVNLDPSLNSNHRIGIIRKKIQELRKTYNAIKAELASIDRRRKKLRRRERENKKQAKLNSASAGNN is encoded by the exons ATGCAG CAAGTAGACGATCCCCCTTATTTGACTGTAGGAACGGAGGTTAGCGCCAAATACAAGGGGGCATTCTGCGAGGCCAAGGTACGCAAGGTCGTGCGCAACATCAAATGCAAGGTCGCGTACAAACAGCAGGGTCTCGGGTCTGGTGTTGTCTCCGATGATCAGATCAAGGGGGCTCTCCGGGTGGGTGCGACGGTCGAGGTGAAACATCCGGAGCGGAAGGAATACGTGGAGGCAACGCTAACCAAAATCCAGGACTGTTCGCAGTACACGGTGGTGTTCGATGACGGCGACATTACGACGCTTCGACGCAGTGCGCTGTGTCTGAAGAGTGGCCGGCACTTCAACGAGAGCGAAACACTTGATCAGCTTCCGCTCACACATCCCGAGCACTTTGGGAATCCGGTCATAGGTGGACGCAGGGGTCGTAG ATCACGGCATCTTCTACCGGACGAAAGCTCCGATGAGGAAGACGAACCAACAACCCACTCCCGTTCGAACGCCAGCGATAAAGAGGAAAACATCGGTAAAGTGGTGTGTGTGGAGACGAGCgataataagaagaaaaacccgAAAGAAAATTGGTTTCCCGGGCTTGTGGTGGCTCCGACCGCCCAGGACACGGTGCGGATTCGGGTGAAGGACGAGTATTTGGTGCGCTCGTTTAAGGATGGTCGGTACTACACCGTGCCGAAGAAAGAAGCCACCGAGTTTACGCGTGACAGTGTAAACAGGTCAGAAGCAGCCGCCGTGTCGGCAGCAATTGAGTACATGGATAATGATGTACTGCCGCCGCACTGGGACCGGGAAGCATTGTTCGGTACGTCGGGTAGCTGCAGCGATTCGGATCAGGAGCTCGAAACGGATAGTTCGGATGATGAGCCTACCGAAGAAAAAGATCATTTTGTGGCACAGCTGTACAAGTTTATGGACGATCGGGGAACGCCACTGAACAAAGCGCCATCGATCACGAATCGGGACGTCGATCTGTACCGTTTGTTTCGTGCTGTTCAAAAGCTACACGGTTACAATCGAGTCACGACCCAGAATCAGTGGAAGCAGATCGCACTACGGTTGGGCTTCTCGCCTGCCACGGCCAGCATTACCAATCTGGTGAAGCAGGCGTACAAAAAGTTTCTGTTCTCTTTCGAAGAGTTCAACCGCAAGCTCGGATGCACGATGGTACCACACCCGAAAACGAGTCGCACGAAGGGCCGCAGTCTGGTACGGGCCAGCTCGGTACAGTCGCCAAAGCtggcagaaaaagaaaagctactaacggcaaaagaaaaggCAGCATCGGCCGCGGCAGCAGACGCGTCTGCAAAGGCATGCAATTCAGTAACAGCAATCGCGGAAGCCTCTAATTCAGCAGTAGAAGAATCTGGCAATACGAGTGAATCGAGTACAACGGAAAGTGCCGTACTGAGACCGAACAGCACCAAGCGAAAAGTTGGCGGCGGCAAGGTTAAAGCGTTGGTAGATAAATtcgaggaaaaagaaaaggaacgggagaaggagaaaatgtCTGCAAAAGGTGGCGGTGAAAGTAGCGGATCATCCGGCGGTAGCAAGAAAGAGGATGTTGGAAGCGCTTCCGCtgtgaagaaggaaaaggtCGCGGCGAAGGCTAAGTCCGTTGAACCGGTGATCGAGAAACGGGGTCGTAAAAGAAAGGACGCTGATTCGGTGGACTCGAAAAAGGATGACCGGGAAAACACAACCGGAACTGGTGGTGGTAGTGCGAGTGGTACAGAGCGCAGCATTAAGCTGGAGAAACAATCGACCAGCAGTAGGAAAGAAGAAGGTGTGGGTagtgttgttggtggtggtggtggtagtggaggtggtggaggtggtggtggaagtggtggtggaggtggtggtccACCGGGAAGTGGAGGTggcggaggaggaggaggaaatgGATCTGGACCGGGATCAGCCAGTATGCACGGTGGCAGTGGTAGAACCATTAGCCCTGTAAGTGGAGTAGCTGCTGGGACCGCAGTTCCCGACTTCCCAATCGAGGTGGGTGATAAGCTAAAGGTGTATTACGATGAGCAGAAGGTGACGTACGAAGCGAAGGTGATCGAGATCGCCAAACAGGAAGGAAATCCCATCTATCTGGTACACTACACCGGTTGGAACACGAG GTACGACGAATGGGTTCGCAAAGAACGTATTGCGGAGAATTTAACCAACAGTAAAActaagaaaggaaaatcgtCCACCAACACGCCAACGGGCAGTGGTGGATCGACAAGTAAGGGACCATCGGGATCGAGCACTACGCCGGGAGATAAAACTCCGAAAGTTGCAAAACGCAGCCGTGGTAATTCTAAAGGTGAACAGAGCAGTGGTCCCGGAGGAAATTCTACGCCACGTTCGACGACTCCCAATGTTGGACGGAATAAATCACCAGCCACACCGTCCAACCGGAGACCACTGACGCGTGGTGGATCGTCGGCTGCTACGGGATCGTCCCTTTCGGCTTCGGCCGCCGCTGCTGGTAGGCGCACGTCCAACAATACGGACATTTCGTCCTCACTGTCTGTTCCGACCGATCCGGACAATACCAGCGACACCGATTCGGATGAACCGATGCTGAAAAAGTGCACCACCAACAGCACCTCGTCGACCACCTCGTCCAACTCGTCGATTTCCATCTCATCAACGAGCACGAAAGTAAGTACAACGGCCGAGGCCGGTTCGTCGTCTGACGCCGCGGCCATATCGGACGAGTTTTCCAACGGAGCATCcaagggtggtggtggtggtggtgttgttggcggtgttggtggtggtcgtGACTATGATCTCAATCAA GGCTTCAAGGAACTGAAATCACCTGGATCGCCGGCATCAGACACAACAACGACCACAACCACAACTGCTGGCGCAGGAGAAGGACCCGCATCGGCGTCCTCCGTTACGGATGTGCCGAAACATCTGATACCGAAGCAGGAACCGAACATGCACACAAGGAGTAGTTCCACCGAAGCGAAGGAAACGCTTTCGAGCTCTAGCACACCGCTGGCCACGATCAAGAAAGAGCTGACTGCTTCAGTGGCAGTGAAAGAGGAAGAATCTACCGTAACCGAGGAGGACGACGAACCGGGAAAGTCGTCCGAATCGGAAACACTCAGCGAAGAAGACTCTTCGCAGTCTTCCAACAAGGCATTCTCCAGCTCACCAATTACAACGATGGTCGATTCAGACACAGCCGAAACACCGCTAGCAGCGGGGCTAGTGATGAGTCCCAAGATATTAGCCTCGCCTCCACCGAGCTTGGAGTGCGAAGATTCGTCATCCACCGAACCTTTAATAACAGTAGCTAACAAAGCAGCGGATGCCAAGGCATCTCTGGAAAAGGCTGCAGCAAGCGCTAAAAAGGACGCGGTCGATGCAGGGCCAGCTGTTGAAAAAACAGCCACCGGGTCAGGCTCGGTTGGGAAACCACCAATTAAAACATACGGTACGGCAGCAACTATCATTGCCAACTCGGAAAAGATGGCATTCTGTACGGTGCGTGATGCGAGCACGGAAAACGAATTGAAACCACAACTCGCTGTGCCAACGCAAGCGAATGATTCTGTGCTAGAATCACCGTCGAAGAATAATTCGACGATTGCATCACAGGCAGCAGGAGTATCACCCTCGCTATCGGCACGATCGAAAACAGTAGCGACGGAGGACAAAGCTACTGTGGCGGGTTCTAATATGACATCACCATCTACAACCAGTGGTCGCACAAATGCCAGCTCTTTAATGACACCTGGTAAAGCTAGCTTTGGTTCGTCCCCATCGGCTACTGCAGGAAATAGCAAAGATGACTTGGCCGTCACGCCACCGCAAGGTGTCATTATCGCTGCCGGATCTAGCGCGCGAGCAATAAAGTCGCCAAAATCTTCCCCTTCAACAACATCGTCAATATCTTCATCTGGCACCGCCGCACCAGATgacagcaagatcaatccctCAACCGTATCTCCGGTCGGACCAACGAACACTCTGTCCCAAACGACCACTTCCTCACCGCATGCGGGAGGTTTCAGTTCGTTACGCGCGGAAAAGAAGCAGTCAATCGTTCAACATTCTGGACCGGGAACAACAGCAACcggaatggaaaggaaatttacACTTGGCAGAGAAGGTACCTCCGCCTTTTCATCGCCGGCAAGCTCTTTATCCGCGCAATCCGCGCTTTCCGCTGCAGCTCCTGCAGCTACTACCTTGAAGCATGGCAGTTCCGGTTTGCTTGGGgagaaaaaacacttttcctcGTCGACGTTAACACCGGCACAAAATAAACTGCTCAGCAAGGAAGCGCTGTCCATTAAGTCACTGTTTGAATCGACAGCTAATCGGATGGAAGAAAAGATTTCTGACGTGTACGAATTTGAGGATGAATATGACGATCCGACCGATACCGGGAGCGGACCGATGGGAGTTGTGGGTGCTGCTATTGGTACACCCGGATGCGGAACAGGTCCCCGTAAGCTTGTATCCGATGTACCACCTGCCGAGGTAGTTAACTCTCTTTCGCTAACCTCCTCGACAGGATCATCGTCATTGGGCGGTCCATTTGGagatgagaaaagaaaaaagccttTGCAACGGAAAACAATGGCCGTCGCAGTGGATCCTCTGGACACATCTAACTACGGAACCGGAAGTTATAGTGGGGCTTTAAAGCGGGCGAAGAAGCCTTCGCCGATTAAAACCGAACCTGCGGGTGTAGAGAATAAGTCACCGAAAGGATCGGGCATATTACGCCGCGAGCCTAAGGACAAGGAAGAAAAGGATCAGAAGCTTCCAGTGGATGGTGAATCTGGCACAGTGGTTGCGGAGGCACCTCGTCAAACGACAATTTCTTCAGTGGATCCACCTAAAGAAAAGGTTGCTCCTAAAACGACATCACCTGTAGTTACTACCTCTTCTCAAGCAGGACTAACGACCGCTTTTGTACAGACGCCTGTAAAAAGTGACTCGACTTTTGATGTGTTACGAAAATCTCCAAGCTTCAATTTGGTGACCCCCGGGCCTCTGGGAAGTAAGGAAGAAACTTTTAAATCGCAGGAAGATATCGACACAAAACCTGCTCCACCGCCATTGCCGGCAACGACAACGCCTGGGATATTCACGCCAGTTATTTCAGCTTCCTCGATCGGAAGTGGTGGCGTAAACGAGCGATCAATTTCGTCGGTGCTTTATCCGCACGGTAAAGGTCCATCTACTTCCGTCCTGCTAGCAAAGGCTGGTGACGAGAGTCAAAAAGAGGAACCGACGTTGGagaattgcaaaaaatacttcaacgATATGAACTTTGAATTCGACGCTCCGACCGTGAAGAAACCACCGTCGATTGCGGACAAGGTGCTGAAGGCATTAAgtgaacagcaacagcagcagcaacaacaacagcagcaaacggtAAAATCGGAAAAACCAGACTTTCCGAAGTATATGACAAGTTCGATGCATCACCATTCGCTACCCAGCACACCGAAATCGATGATAAACAGTGGATTGTTGTCTTCACCGGCAATGGAAAGCGGTACACCGATGTCTTTCGCATCCACAGTGCATCCAACGATCAAATCGGAATCCATCAGCAGCGGTGGTAACAGTGCCACCGTAGTGTCTTCCTACACAACACCTATGATGGCTATAAATCACCCACCAAAACCGGGATCCGCGGGTGGAAATGAAGCACCACAGTCAGGCAAGTTGCTCGAAGCAATGAAGATGGAACCGGAAGATTCTCACATCTCCACGGCAAAGTCATCCCCGATCAGTACCGATTCGAAAACCACCACCAATCAACCGCAAGGCTTATCGTCTTCCGGTAATGGTGGGGTTCAGAAGATACAGGCGCTTGAGCAAATTCCCACATCCCGAAGTAACGATCTAACTGAATCACTTCGAAAGCTAGATCCAGATCCACGGTTTATTCACGACGATGAATCTACGGACAGTAACGATTCGGAACACCGGCTAATCATTGAGGATGCCGAATCGCAAGGCAGTGGTGAACCTGCAACCGGAAGTGCGATGGTACACTCGCAAACTATTGTAACGAACTCCGTCGTGCCCAGTACGGCTGCGGTGATCGTCCATTATGAGAGCAAACAGACCACTTCGGTGATATCGGCCAAGAAGGAGCTGTTTGAGGAAAAACCACGATCAGCTACAGCTTCCATTACACTCGAGATGGCTTCAGCTGCATCGGCCGCAGCTGTTGCAGCGGTTGCCGATAAGGAAAAGCTCATCCTAAAGCAAGACCGGATTGCTCCGACGGATCCGTTATCTTCTTCGTCGCATGTGAAGGACGATACTACCAAATCATTCTCTGGCGCACCTACAGCGTCGTCGGAAAAGAAGACAATAGGTGGTGCAAAGCAAAGCCTTCTAGAGACAATCATACAGATGAACACCGCCAGCCGCGGTATGAGTTCTGAAGAGTACTTGATGCACAAGGTACATGAACAGCAGCCACCGATACAACAACGCGTCAGCGCTGATAGTGAAGGTCGTACGGATGTGTCCTTCGCAACTCAGAAGCAACTTGACAGCAGTGTCGTTCCTGCGACGGCATCCGTCATAACGTCTACGGGATCGAACGAATCATTAGGATCATCCACGCTTTCTCTCAACCCCGAGGATTCACCAACGCAATCGCTACACTATCTTCAATCACAATCACAATCACAGGCTCCAAACAATGAATCGCTGTCGTTGCTACTCTGCGAGGAAACGATTCCAGGCTCTCCCGCACCGAAAGATCACGATCGATTGCCACCGTCTACAGTCGGGCGTAAGGTGTATGCCGAGACACCGCTGGCACCTGCTTCATcagtatcatcatcatcctctttCATACCGccacaaaacattcaaaccgcCACCGATCTGAAACCTGTTCCGATGGATCTAGAACCACCGGTGGTGACGATAACGATCGGTGGTAATACGACGATCAGCAGTACCAGTCAAAGTGGACAGACCGGTGGAGTGGGATCGTTCGTTTCCAAtctccagcagcaacagcaatcaTTAAGAAGTAAAGGAACTTCCGGCGGAGGAGAATCCACCGCCGATACCCCGAACAGTTCTCCGAGGGATTCGGTTAGCCAAGATGAAA cgcATGATCAAGAATCGTTGTCACCGATGAAAAAGCGCCGTCAACGAAAACCGAGCGAAGAACCAACGCTCAAACGTCGTCGCACGGGTAACACCAGCCTGGGTGGCTATGGCTTTGGAAATAATGGTTCAAACACTAGCTATGGCCGTAATCAACGTGGTCTTACTACAAGCAATG CAACCGACAGTGAGGACAACTCAGACAATTTAGCGGCATTCCACCGATCGTCCTCCTTGATATTTGTTGGCAGCAAAACCGGGCGTCCCTGTCAGTACAATTTCCTGGTCAATTTAG ATCCATCCCTAAATAGTAATCACCGGATAGGGATAATAAGGAAAAAGATCCAAGAGTTGCGCAAAACGTACAACGCGATCAAGGCCGAGCTGGCGAGTATCGACCGAAGGCGCAAGAAGCTTCGCCGACGGGAGCGAGAGAACAAGAAGCAAGCCAAACTGAACAGTGCCAGCGCCGGTAACAACTAA